The genome window tatataaaaCCCCATTTTCAACCGCtttgtttgttgaaaaatcgcaCCTCTATATAATtatggtggccgagttttctcaattttcacggccacgtagtaaaaattttttttcaggaaaccCGAAAAACGACCGGAGTCTTCTACGCCATCggtattttcgaaaaagaacaAGACAATTCAACTTGACGATCACGACAGCTTCGATGACTTTGATTTTGGCATTTAATTTGTACAATAcctatattatttatttatttttccctcattttccCCCATTTCAacccaaaatttatttcatgaatcaaatcttcttttttcattgattGCTTCACACTATGTTCCTTATTGAAAACGGTCCAGAAGCCCCATTTATCgtatttttaggccaaaaattgcagaattctcagtaaattttcagatggaagaGCAGGAGCCGACGGAGCCGACGGCAATTAATGAGGAGACTCGAGCAATGGAAGAAGTGATTAACGCTTTTTTCTATTATGGAAGATATGGAGCCGAGAAAATGGTTTCGATGGTCGAGCAGATGAggtgtttaatttttttcaaaaaatttgaatatccgacaaaaaatttcacagtaaaatttgaatttcccccgaatttttttcaaacaatttgacagtaaaatttgaatttacccgaatttttttcaaaacatttgaattcccgccaaaaaatttcacagaaaattgaaaattggaagtaCATTTTTGACAtaaccggaaatttgaaaatttgaaaaaaaaaattttttttcgaaaaagtgtaccctttgaaagaaaaaccccccgaagaaaatcgataattttcagatttttcagaaaaattccaaatgatCATCAATTATTGCTCGGCGGACAATTCAAGGAGCACATACGTAATATGAAGGAAAAAGTGGAGCACAATAGCCAGTATAGAATAGAgagctttttcaattttttaattgaaaattttccagaatcctGAGAATGATTGCGAATAGCTGTGCGGGAATGTTCGGAGAGGATCATTTGAGAGCTATGAGAATTCATCAGACAAGGTTCTCGAGAagtttgagctttttttggaaaaaattcgggaaaaaattggaaaagttgaaaaaaaaagagaaaaaaacatggaaattattgcaaaaaacagagaaaaaataatgtcttttcttagatttttttttttggaaaatcctgaaaaaaagtgaaattttgaaaaaaatttactttttttcagattttctgaaaaaaaaacattataaaaagaaaattgtaagtaaaattaaaatttttgaaaaaaaagtacaattctgaaaaaagacaaaattaggacttttagaaaaaaaattaaataaatttgaaaaaaaaaaaattaatttttgaaaacaattatatatattttttcaggttttcagagaatttgTCCTTAGAActtccatttttctggaaaaattggaaattctgaaaaacaattctataaaaaattttataattgttaaaactaaaaaaaaaaagttttggagaattaaaaaaaaattgataaaataaaaataaaaaactgacaaatttttataatttcagtcgaaatttcgaaaaggataaaaaattgagaaatattggaaatttttgaaaaaaaaaaccccatcaaaaactatgttaaagtggcaaaaatgacaatttatggcaaaaaatcacaatgttgaaactcctctaaaatggttaattttatAGTTAGAGGTCTCAAAAATGATCTacaaacactaaaaaattgccctttttcaatttccagtagtttcgaacgttttcagaaaaatatttttttttgcccaaaaaaaaggacagtcgatggctgaaaaatcaaaacgggcaaaaataaaaagttgtctaattttgttgaaaacgggtaattcatatatgcaATCTAAACTTTAGGAtaggaaaaatagaaaattctaagaaaaccttttcaaatatggaaattattttttggaaattattggaaaaattttaaattttgaaaaaaaaaacaaatttttttctaaatttcagacgCCCATCATCAGACTTCATGTCAAAAGTGTTCAGCACAATGCGTCAAATCTGTCGTGAATGGTCTTCAGAAGGCCAACCGGAACGTGAAGCCACATTCAAGCCAATCATCGATCAGCTCACCGAGCTTTACCCACCGGAGACCCACCCCCGTCACAATGTTCGGATTCTTGTTCCGGGCTGTGGTCTGGGTCGGTTGGCTTATGATTTGATGGAACAGGGATTTACGGTTCAGGGAAATGAATTCGCATTTTTCATGCTGTTCacatcattttttattatcaataATTGCAAACAGGTGggtagaaatttgaaaaattcgaaaaaaaaatcgataaaatcgaccccatttttttaattattcacttaaattatttcacttgccggaaaaatggaaaattgcagaaaattaaaatttccggcaaatcggcaaattgcagaaaattaaaaatttccggcaaaacggcaaaatgGCGAATTgctcgaaataaaaatttccggcaaatcggcaatttgccggaatcgaaaatttccggcaaatcggcaaatcggaaaattgctgaaaattaaaatttccggcaaattgctcaaaattaaaatttccggcaaatcggcaatttgctgaaaattaaaatttccggcaaatcggcaacatgctgaaaattaaaaattccgacaaaacggcaaattgccggaattgaaaatttccggcaaatcggcaaattgctgaaaattaaaaattccgacaaaacggcaaatcggcaaattgctcgaaataaaaatttccggcaaaacggcaaaatgGCGAATTgctcgaaataaaaatttccgacaaatcggcaaattgccggaattgaaaatttccggcaaatcggcaaattgctgaaaatttaaatttccggcaaattgctgaaaattaaaatttccggcaaattgctcaaaatgaaaatttccggcaaatcggcagtttgccggaattacaaatttccggcaaatggtcAAAATGGCGAATTgctcgaaataaaaatttccggcaaatcggcaaattgccgcaattgaaaatttccggcaaatcggcaaattgctgaaaatttaaatttccggcaaatcggcaaatcgacaaattgccggaattgaaaatttccgtcaaatcgttaaaaaaatgtagaaaattcaaacttaatTCGGtcatttctttgattttttaaaaaattgaaaaaaaaatcattaaaaatttaggaaatttttcaaattttttaagcagTTATACATGTGTtatatgtataattttttgctcgtttttcaggaaaatcaatTCACAATCTACCCATTCGTATTTGACAAGAACAACAGTTGGAACTATTCGGATCAACTTCGGCCTGTCACCTTCCCGGATAAGGCTCCAGTCTCCAAGAAGGATCCCAACCACCGCCGAGCTTCATTCTCGATTTGTGCTGGTGATTTTCTGGAAGTTGTTAAGGATACGACGTTTGATGTGATTGTTACCGCATGGTTTATCGATACTGCACATAATGTGCTCGAGTACATTGGTACGGGATGGATGGAtatagaaaattggaaaaaaaaatatcttaaaGTACCGCTGCACTACtacctaaaaatttgaattcccgccaaaaaactgtgttctcaaaaaattttaattttttcaaaaatttatttatttatttatttatttttttgttcaagaattggtaaaaaaggaaaaaaaaattagaaaaattcataatttttcgtaaaaaataagaatttttttgaaaacagaaattactggatattctgaaattatttttctacattttcgattaaaacaactaaaaatgatacagtacccctacagtactcctacagtacctttgtAGTACCCCTGCAGAGCTTcaacagtactcctaccgtacccctacagtacccctgcaGTACCCCCACAATTAttttacagtacccctacagtacccctacagcaCCCGTACAGTACCTGTagtacagtactcctacagtacccccgcAGTACTTTTACAacacccctacagtactcctacagtatccctgcTGAACTCCTATAGTACTCcacagtacttctacagtgCTCCTACAATAcccttacagtactcctaccgtacccctacagtacccctggaGTACCcgtacagtactcctacagtatccctgcTGAACTTCTATAGTACCCCAAAGTACTTCTACAGTGCTCCTAcaatacccctacagtactcctaccgtacccctggagccccaccaccacctcccacagtactcctacagtacccccacagtagtcctacagtactcctacagtactctttcaGTACCCCCTTTAGTAGTCTACAATGCCTTTTCAGTAGCGCtacagttgaaaaatattagaaaaattagaaaaatctgaaaaaaaaaccgacgtttttaaaaattattaattcttCCAGACGCCATCTACTCGACCCTCGAACCCGGCGGCGTCTGGATCAACGTGGGACCGCTGACGTGGCACTTCTCCGACACACCCGACGAAGCATCCATCGAACTACCGTACTCGGTGATCATGGAAATGATTCGAAAGAAGGGATTCCAAGTTGTGGAGGAACGAGTCATCGACAGTAAATACACTGTTAATCGACGGGCGATGCAATTCAATCAATTCGCGTGTGCCTATTTTTATGCGAGAAAACCCGAGAAGACTgatgaataattttatttatttattttttattatgagtgaaaaaccataaaacatttattacattacaaatttcattttaaaaacgaaCAGAACAACAAGAAACAGATAATCAGTGATAGTCTAAATCCTAAAAAATCCAATCAATTTAACTATGGGATTGTcgattaaaaagtggcaaaaatcacaatttatggcaaaaaatcacaattttgaaactcttctAAAATGGTCTCttttatagttagaggactcaaaattgatctacaAACACTTAAAAGTtgccctttttcaatttccagtagtttcgaacgttttcagaaaaatcttttttttttgcccaaaaaaaagacagtcattagatggccaaaaaaaatttgggcaaaaataaaaagttgtataaatttgttgaaaacgggtaactcatgtatgctgaattcagaaaatctaggtttaacccatcaaaaactattgaaaagtggcaaaaatgacaatttatggcaaaaaatcacaattttgaaaatactctaaaatggttatttttaaagttagaggactcaaaattagTTTGCAAACACTATAAAACTgccttttttcagttttattagtaatttattattatttttattagttattagtaattatttctaagtgtttattgtctcagagccaactctgaaaaaacagattttttttggaaaatttcaaaaaaatcgtagaaattcgatttttgacatatctattctctcttttttttaaacatgtagTTCAGTGAATAGGTGACTCGAAAATATATTGCTGGTAATTATTTCTAAGTGTTTATTGTCTCAGAgccaactctgaaaaaacagattttttttggaaaatttcaaaaaaatcgta of Caenorhabditis elegans chromosome II contains these proteins:
- the Y48E1C.2 gene encoding carnosine N-methyltransferase (Confirmed by transcript evidence); translation: MEEQEPTEPTAINEETRAMEEVINAFFYYGRYGAEKMVSMVEQMRFFRKIPNDHQLLLGGQFKEHIRNMKEKVEHNSQILRMIANSCAGMFGEDHLRAMRIHQTRRPSSDFMSKVFSTMRQICREWSSEGQPEREATFKPIIDQLTELYPPETHPRHNVRILVPGCGLGRLAYDLMEQGFTVQGNEFAFFMLFTSFFIINNCKQENQFTIYPFVFDKNNSWNYSDQLRPVTFPDKAPVSKKDPNHRRASFSICAGDFLEVVKDTTFDVIVTAWFIDTAHNVLEYIDAIYSTLEPGGVWINVGPLTWHFSDTPDEASIELPYSVIMEMIRKKGFQVVEERVIDSKYTVNRRAMQFNQFACAYFYARKPEKTDE
- the Y48E1C.2 gene encoding carnosine N-methyltransferase (Confirmed by transcript evidence), which produces MEEQEPTEPTAINEETRAMEEVINAFFYYGRYGAEKMVSMVEQMRKIPNDHQLLLGGQFKEHIRNMKEKVEHNSQILRMIANSCAGMFGEDHLRAMRIHQTRRPSSDFMSKVFSTMRQICREWSSEGQPEREATFKPIIDQLTELYPPETHPRHNVRILVPGCGLGRLAYDLMEQGFTVQGNEFAFFMLFTSFFIINNCKQENQFTIYPFVFDKNNSWNYSDQLRPVTFPDKAPVSKKDPNHRRASFSICAGDFLEVVKDTTFDVIVTAWFIDTAHNVLEYIDAIYSTLEPGGVWINVGPLTWHFSDTPDEASIELPYSVIMEMIRKKGFQVVEERVIDSKYTVNRRAMQFNQFACAYFYARKPEKTDE